The window ATACTAAAAATGCTAATATAGAAAATTCCGATGCAAAAGTTTTTTTAGAGCATTTAAGCAAGCATAAACTACAATCTTTTTTGTTTCATAATAGTTTTATTAAGTTTTTTGATTTAGTAAAAAAATCTTTTTTACATTTTTTAACGCGTTTTTTTGGCATCGATCTAATTGAAAATAAGATAGTAAAGTATTTCAGTGCTAAGGATAATAGCGCATATAGCAAACAAATAATGTCTGTAAAGTATTCTCATTTACTAAATTTTAGTTCTTTTGTTGGAGAAGATAAAAAAACCTTGAAAGAAGCTGAATTAGCACATACGGATGATATTATTTTTTCTTCAGGTTTTAAAAGAGCTGATATTAAGAATTTAACTGTTACAATATTAATTAATTATAAACGAGATAATTTAGGTAAATTGATCCCTTTATCTACTCAAGAGTTGTTAACTATAAAAAAATTAGTCGCGTCTGTTATCGGTTTTTCGAAAGCAAGAGGTGATTGTATCAATGTGACTAATTATATGTTTTCTAGTGTAGTTAGTGCTCCTCATTCTTTCATGTTCCAAAAAAATGACAATCGCTGTATATATTACATACTAGGATTTTTTTTGTTTTTTGGAATGAGTATATTATTTTTTCTTGTGCGATATCAGTATGATTTTAGTTTTTTTAAGACAAATAATATGTCGCGCAGCACGAATAAATTGCATATTGATAAATATGATTTTTTAAATAAAAAGAATTTTTTTATAAAACAAAATATGTTAAACAAAAGTCCGGATATTATTGAAAAAGTTATACGTTATTGGATAAGAAAAAAATGATGGATTTAAATGGTGTACAAAAAAGCGCTTTATTGTTAATATCTATGGATTTAAAAGAAACTATTTCTGTATTAAAAAATTTTACTGATTTAGAAATAAAATTACTCTTAGATACTATTATTGCGTTTGATAATGATATTTTTAAATATTCTGATATTATTGTACATGAGTTTTACGATACTTTGAGAAAAAACAAAATTTTTAATTTTGATGCTAATACGCGTATATTAAAAATTTTAGCAAAAACTATAGGTGAAGATAAATCGCATAGATTATTAAAAGATAGTTTACTTCAGCGTTCCTTTTTATATAATATTTCTATGCTCGAGTTATTAAGCGCAAAAGATATTTTTGTGTTACTTCAGCAAGAAAATTTATATATTGTTTCTGCTGTATTAACATATATAAAAGATAATTTATCTATACAGATTTTAGCTTTATTTCACAAAAATCTAAGAGACGATATTTTACAAGCTTTAGGTAATTTTTCTGGTTTAAATTATTCTGGTTTTTTTGAATTAAATAAAATAATTTCTGGTTTTCTCTACCAACATGATTTTATTTCTGTAGAAGAAAAAAGAATTAATAAAATTTCAAAAATATTGTTTACTTTTGAGAGTAACAACATTATACAGCTTGTCAGAAAAATAAAGACATCATGTCCGTTTCTTGTCAAGAAAGTAATCAGTCGATATTTTCAATTACAACATATTGCGTGCATGAGTAATGATGATGTAAAATTTATTATAAACAATGTAGACATATGTCAAATATATATATTATTAAAACACATGCATAAAGAAGTAAAAAATAAATTTATTTCAAATATGTCTCCAGCAGAATACAAAGGTTTTCAAAAATATTTTTTAAAAGATCGAAAAATTACTTTTGCAAAAATATACTTACAAAAAAATTTGTTACTTACAAAAATTAAAAATTTTATAAGAAATGGTAAAATATTTAGAGATAAATAGAGGATATTCTAGGCATGAAAAAAAATATAGATCTTGATATTTGGAAAAAATGGCAACCCAATCTGTTTAGTAAGAGATTTCGCGTTTTTGATTCCGATAATACAAAAGGGTCCCAGAAATTATTTCCTGCTTTTACTGCAGAAAAAAAAAAAAATA is drawn from Buchnera aphidicola and contains these coding sequences:
- a CDS encoding FliG C-terminal domain-containing protein — its product is MMDLNGVQKSALLLISMDLKETISVLKNFTDLEIKLLLDTIIAFDNDIFKYSDIIVHEFYDTLRKNKIFNFDANTRILKILAKTIGEDKSHRLLKDSLLQRSFLYNISMLELLSAKDIFVLLQQENLYIVSAVLTYIKDNLSIQILALFHKNLRDDILQALGNFSGLNYSGFFELNKIISGFLYQHDFISVEEKRINKISKILFTFESNNIIQLVRKIKTSCPFLVKKVISRYFQLQHIACMSNDDVKFIINNVDICQIYILLKHMHKEVKNKFISNMSPAEYKGFQKYFLKDRKITFAKIYLQKNLLLTKIKNFIRNGKIFRDK